One part of the Phragmites australis chromosome 3, lpPhrAust1.1, whole genome shotgun sequence genome encodes these proteins:
- the LOC133911402 gene encoding uncharacterized protein LOC133911402 isoform X2, whose translation MARTRFLGEGEKQEEFFDSREVLSPASSNHDDDGWLFGEMLLDVWVRDPCSVHERRQSFACRGGEPTASGDGGGGTEELECVFKNLDDGTVFVVDEMGKDGSFRSLRERRSNRTVTAAEFEQTFGSSPFIRELMRRVDDSDEPFTPEKTVMRRRRRRLGWLRRLGIGACVVDAEEDDEMNSTFSSSCRSCSGKVDRVKVRPHKKRSKELSAVYKGQVIKAHEGAIVTMKFSCDGQYLATGGEDGVVRVWRVMEGERPDDRDFAEDDPSCVFFTVNENSELAPINLCEGGKGKHNKSSKGAADPACVVIPHRTFALSEDPVHVFHGHDDVILDLSWSKNRELLSASMDKTVRLWKVGCNSCLKVFCHNNYVTCIQFKPTNDKYFISGCIDGMVRIWDVPRCQVVDWADCKEIVTAVCYRPDGKGAVVGTITGTCRYYDASENHLELESQVPLYGRKKSPLKRIIGFQYCPSDPKKLMVTSGDSQVRILDGVHVVSNYKGLRNSSQVAASFTPDGDHIISASDDSSIYMWNYANQIAPVTSHVKTVWSYERFFCNDISVAITWNASPARSSISLACNMPSSKQGVSDDFRNLQDTTSYCHAEDSLDGDNLYQLPSGNFILSSAFFAESAPRGTATWPEEQLPSNSVTPSSTLCKSQYKFLKASCQSAATHAWGQVIVTAGWDGHIRSFQNYGLPVQV comes from the exons atggcgcggacgcGCTTCTTGGGTGAGGGTGAGAAGCAAGAGGAGTTCTTTGACTCGAGGGAGGTCCTGTCGCCGGCGAGTTCGAACCACGACGACGATGGGTGGCTCTTCGGCGAGATGCTGCTCGATGTCTGGGTCAGGGACCCCTGCAGCGTCCACGAGCGTCGTCAGAG TTTTGCGTGTAGGGGAGGGGAGCCGACAGCCTCcggcgacggtggcggtggcacgGAGGAGTTGGAGTGCGTCTTCAAGAACCTGGACGATGGCACAGTGTTTGTGGTCGACGAGATGGGTAAAGATGGGAGCTTCCGGAGCCTTAGGGAGAGGCGGTCGAACCGGACGGTGACTGCGGCAGAATTCGAGCAGACCTTTGGCTCATCACCTTTCATCCGTGAGCTGATGCGGCGGGTGGACGATTCGGATGAGCCCTTCACCCCGGAGAAGAcagtgatgaggaggagaaggaggaggcttGGATGGCTGCGAAGGCTGGGCATTGGTGCTTGTGTTGTAGATGCTGAGGAAGACGACGAGATGAATTCGACATTCTCCAGTTCTTGCCGGAGTTGCTCTGGGAAGGTTGATCGGGTCAAGGTGAGGCCACACAAGAAGCGGTCAAAGGAATTATCCGCGGTGTACAAGGGCCAAGTCATCAAGGCACATGAAGGCGCAATTGTGACCATGAAGTTTAGCTGTGATGGTCAGTATTTGGCCACTGGAGGTGAGGATGGGGTTGTGCGCGTGTGGCGGGTGATGGAAGGCGAGAGGCCTGATGATCGTGATTTTGCTGAGGATGATCCTTCGTGTGTGTTCTTCACAGTCAATGAAAACTCTGAATTGGCTCCCATCAATTTGTGCGAAGGGGGTAAGGGCAAGCATAACAAGAGTTCAAAGGGGGCTGCAGATCCAGCTTGTGTTGTGATTCCTCACCGGACCTTTGCGCTATCTGAGGATCCTGTGCATGTATTCCATGGGCATGATGATGTTATCTTGGATCTTTCATGGTCCAAGAATAGG GAATTACTTTCTGCATCCATGGACAAAACTGTTCGATTGTGGAAGGTTGGGTGCAATAGTTGTCTGAAGGTTTTCTGCCATAATAACTATG TGACATGCATTCAGTTTAAACCTACCAATGACAAATATTTCATCAGTGGTTGTATCGATGGGATGGTTCGTATTTGGGATGTTCCTAGATGCCAAGTTGTGGACTGGGCTGACTGCAAAGAGATAGTCACTGCAGTTTGTTACCGCCCTGATGGAAAG GGTGCAGTGGTTGGGACGATAACTGGAACTTGCCGCTACTATGATGCGTCAG AGAATCATCTAGAGCTGGAATCTCAAGTCCCCCTGTACGGCAGAAAGAAATCTCCACTTAAAAGAATAATTGGTTTCCAG TATTGTCCATCTGATCCAAAGAAACTGATGGTGACATCTGGTGACTCACAAGTTCGCATTCTTGATGGGGTTCATGTGGTTTCCAACTACAAAG GGTTGCGCAATTCGAGTCAAGTTGCTGCATCATTCACACCAGATGGAGATCACATTATTTCTGCTAGTGATGACTCCAGTATCTATATGTGGAATTATGCAAACCAAATTGCCCCAGTCACAAGCCATGTAAAGACCGTATGGTCATATGAGCGATTCTTCTGCAATGACATTTCTGTTGCAATAACATGGAATGCTTCACCTGCAAGGAGTTCTATTTCTCTAGCCTGCAATATGCCTTCTTCAAAGCAAGGGGTCTCGGATGACTTTCGCAACTTGCAAGACACTACGTCATACTGCCATGCTGAAGATTCGCTTGATGGTGATAACTTGTACCAATTGCCATCTGGCAATTTCATTCTTAGCAGTGCATTCTTTGCAGAGTCTGCACCAAGGGGAACGGCAACATGGCCAGAAGAGCAGCTGCCATCCAATTCAGTGACGCCGTCATCCACCTTGTGTAAATCTCAGTACAAGTTCCTGAAGGCTTCTTGCCAGAGTGCCGCCACACATGCTTGGGGTCAGGTCATAGTCACTGCAGGTTGGGATGGTCACATCAGGTCATTCCAGAATTATGGTTTACCTGTGCAAGTGTGA
- the LOC133911402 gene encoding uncharacterized protein LOC133911402 isoform X1, whose product MARTRFLGEGEKQEEFFDSREVLSPASSNHDDDGWLFGEMLLDVWVRDPCSVHERRQRFVKFLGFLDQSPYGAQPDEEPCSRPEATEEILPASPSAELFSAAPSFACRGGEPTASGDGGGGTEELECVFKNLDDGTVFVVDEMGKDGSFRSLRERRSNRTVTAAEFEQTFGSSPFIRELMRRVDDSDEPFTPEKTVMRRRRRRLGWLRRLGIGACVVDAEEDDEMNSTFSSSCRSCSGKVDRVKVRPHKKRSKELSAVYKGQVIKAHEGAIVTMKFSCDGQYLATGGEDGVVRVWRVMEGERPDDRDFAEDDPSCVFFTVNENSELAPINLCEGGKGKHNKSSKGAADPACVVIPHRTFALSEDPVHVFHGHDDVILDLSWSKNRELLSASMDKTVRLWKVGCNSCLKVFCHNNYVTCIQFKPTNDKYFISGCIDGMVRIWDVPRCQVVDWADCKEIVTAVCYRPDGKGAVVGTITGTCRYYDASENHLELESQVPLYGRKKSPLKRIIGFQYCPSDPKKLMVTSGDSQVRILDGVHVVSNYKGLRNSSQVAASFTPDGDHIISASDDSSIYMWNYANQIAPVTSHVKTVWSYERFFCNDISVAITWNASPARSSISLACNMPSSKQGVSDDFRNLQDTTSYCHAEDSLDGDNLYQLPSGNFILSSAFFAESAPRGTATWPEEQLPSNSVTPSSTLCKSQYKFLKASCQSAATHAWGQVIVTAGWDGHIRSFQNYGLPVQV is encoded by the exons atggcgcggacgcGCTTCTTGGGTGAGGGTGAGAAGCAAGAGGAGTTCTTTGACTCGAGGGAGGTCCTGTCGCCGGCGAGTTCGAACCACGACGACGATGGGTGGCTCTTCGGCGAGATGCTGCTCGATGTCTGGGTCAGGGACCCCTGCAGCGTCCACGAGCGTCGTCAGAGGTTCGTAAAGTTCTTGGGCTTCTTGGATCAGAGCCCCTACGGCGCGCAGCCCGACGAGGAGCCGTGCTCGAGGCCTGAGGCCACCGAAGAGATCCTCCCGGCCAGCCCCAGTGCCGAGTTGTTCTCAGCTGCCCCTAGTTTTGCGTGTAGGGGAGGGGAGCCGACAGCCTCcggcgacggtggcggtggcacgGAGGAGTTGGAGTGCGTCTTCAAGAACCTGGACGATGGCACAGTGTTTGTGGTCGACGAGATGGGTAAAGATGGGAGCTTCCGGAGCCTTAGGGAGAGGCGGTCGAACCGGACGGTGACTGCGGCAGAATTCGAGCAGACCTTTGGCTCATCACCTTTCATCCGTGAGCTGATGCGGCGGGTGGACGATTCGGATGAGCCCTTCACCCCGGAGAAGAcagtgatgaggaggagaaggaggaggcttGGATGGCTGCGAAGGCTGGGCATTGGTGCTTGTGTTGTAGATGCTGAGGAAGACGACGAGATGAATTCGACATTCTCCAGTTCTTGCCGGAGTTGCTCTGGGAAGGTTGATCGGGTCAAGGTGAGGCCACACAAGAAGCGGTCAAAGGAATTATCCGCGGTGTACAAGGGCCAAGTCATCAAGGCACATGAAGGCGCAATTGTGACCATGAAGTTTAGCTGTGATGGTCAGTATTTGGCCACTGGAGGTGAGGATGGGGTTGTGCGCGTGTGGCGGGTGATGGAAGGCGAGAGGCCTGATGATCGTGATTTTGCTGAGGATGATCCTTCGTGTGTGTTCTTCACAGTCAATGAAAACTCTGAATTGGCTCCCATCAATTTGTGCGAAGGGGGTAAGGGCAAGCATAACAAGAGTTCAAAGGGGGCTGCAGATCCAGCTTGTGTTGTGATTCCTCACCGGACCTTTGCGCTATCTGAGGATCCTGTGCATGTATTCCATGGGCATGATGATGTTATCTTGGATCTTTCATGGTCCAAGAATAGG GAATTACTTTCTGCATCCATGGACAAAACTGTTCGATTGTGGAAGGTTGGGTGCAATAGTTGTCTGAAGGTTTTCTGCCATAATAACTATG TGACATGCATTCAGTTTAAACCTACCAATGACAAATATTTCATCAGTGGTTGTATCGATGGGATGGTTCGTATTTGGGATGTTCCTAGATGCCAAGTTGTGGACTGGGCTGACTGCAAAGAGATAGTCACTGCAGTTTGTTACCGCCCTGATGGAAAG GGTGCAGTGGTTGGGACGATAACTGGAACTTGCCGCTACTATGATGCGTCAG AGAATCATCTAGAGCTGGAATCTCAAGTCCCCCTGTACGGCAGAAAGAAATCTCCACTTAAAAGAATAATTGGTTTCCAG TATTGTCCATCTGATCCAAAGAAACTGATGGTGACATCTGGTGACTCACAAGTTCGCATTCTTGATGGGGTTCATGTGGTTTCCAACTACAAAG GGTTGCGCAATTCGAGTCAAGTTGCTGCATCATTCACACCAGATGGAGATCACATTATTTCTGCTAGTGATGACTCCAGTATCTATATGTGGAATTATGCAAACCAAATTGCCCCAGTCACAAGCCATGTAAAGACCGTATGGTCATATGAGCGATTCTTCTGCAATGACATTTCTGTTGCAATAACATGGAATGCTTCACCTGCAAGGAGTTCTATTTCTCTAGCCTGCAATATGCCTTCTTCAAAGCAAGGGGTCTCGGATGACTTTCGCAACTTGCAAGACACTACGTCATACTGCCATGCTGAAGATTCGCTTGATGGTGATAACTTGTACCAATTGCCATCTGGCAATTTCATTCTTAGCAGTGCATTCTTTGCAGAGTCTGCACCAAGGGGAACGGCAACATGGCCAGAAGAGCAGCTGCCATCCAATTCAGTGACGCCGTCATCCACCTTGTGTAAATCTCAGTACAAGTTCCTGAAGGCTTCTTGCCAGAGTGCCGCCACACATGCTTGGGGTCAGGTCATAGTCACTGCAGGTTGGGATGGTCACATCAGGTCATTCCAGAATTATGGTTTACCTGTGCAAGTGTGA
- the LOC133911403 gene encoding pyridoxine/pyridoxamine 5'-phosphate oxidase 2 encodes MAGGGAAASALSSPWRALLQRALKANAHLRHSTYFQLATVGGGGRPANRTVVFRGFQEHCDKIQINTDARSNKIGDIKSCPFGEICWYFTDSWEQFRITGSIGVIDGSSSDPAKLQHREKAWFASSVKSRLQYLGPQPGVPVVEDDSVKDVHLDPSGGPVDAFCLLILDPEKVDYLNLKNNQRMMFTRSQKEDGSYDWMAEKVSP; translated from the exons ATGGCCGGCGGTGGCGCCGCCGCGTCGGCGCTTTCGAGCCCCTGGAGAGCGCTTCTCCAGCGAGCGCTGAAAGCCAACGCCCACCTCAGGCACTCCACATACTTCCAACTC GCCACGGTGGGCGGCGGGGGCAGGCCGGCGAATCGCACCGTCGTGTTCAG GGGTTTCCAGGAACACTGCGACAAGATTCAGATTAACACGGATGCCCGAAGCAACAAG ATTGGCGACATCAAGAGTTGCCCCTTCGGTGAG ATTTGTTGGTACTTCACAGACAGCTGGGAGCAATTCCGTATCACCGGAAGCATAGGTGTGATTGATGGTTCCAGTTCAGACCCTGCAAAGCTTCAG CATAGGGAGAAAGCTTGGTTTGCAAGCTCAGTCAAGTCCAGATTGCAGTACTTAGGACCACAGCCAGGTGTTCCTGTTGTAGAAGATGACTCTGTTAAGGATGTTCATCTCGATCCATCAGGTGGCCCCGTAGATGCCTTCTGCCTTCTGATTCTTGATCCGGAAAAG GTTGATTATTTGAACCTAAAGAACAATCAAAGGATGATGTTCACAAGAAGTCAAAAGGAAGATGGATCCTATGATTGGATGGCCGAGAAAGTAAGCCCATAA
- the LOC133910853 gene encoding short-chain dehydrogenase TIC 32 B, chloroplastic-like — translation MLQAVKYLLGSPGANGFGSKSTAEDVTAASPDLGSVTAIITGATSGIGAETARVLAKRGARVVIPARNVKAAEDMRARILSECPGADVLVLPLDLSSLASVRAFTDRFLALGLPLHLLVNNAGKFSHGQLALSEDGVEMTFATNYLGHFLLTKLLVGRMAETAAATGVQGRIVNVSSSVHGWFAGDWAEYLHLVTRRKIAYDATQAYAVSKLANVLHTRELAARLQEMGANVTVNCVHPGIVRTRLNRDREGLLTDLVFLLLSKLLKTIPQAAATTCYVAAHPRVAGVSGRYFADCNEALPSPAATNRHEAARLWQISEAMIDCSTRSQQNDSIPLLFPDRSISKSVQT, via the exons ATGCTGCAGGCAGTCAAGTACCTGCTGGGCTCCCCGGGAGCGAATGGCTTCGGCTCCAAGTCCACTGCCGAAGACGTCACCGCCGCGAGCCCCGACCTCGGCTCCGTCACCGCCATCATCACCGGCGCAACGTCGGGGATCGGGGCGGAGACGGCGCGGGTGCTGGCGAAGCGCGGTGCGAGGGTAGTCATCCCGGCGCGGAACGTCAAGGCCGCCGAAGACATGCGCGCGCGCATCCTGAGCGAGTGCCCCGGCGCCGACGTCCTCGTGCTGCCGCTCGACCTCAGCTCGCTCGCCTCCGTTCGCGCCTTCACCGACCGATTCCTCGCCCTCGGcctccccctccatctcctCGT AAACAATGCCGGCAAGTTCTCTCACGGGCAGCTCGCGCTCTCGGAGGACGGCGTCGAGATGACCTTCGCCACCAACTATCTAG GACATTTCCTGCTAACGAAGCTGCTGGTGGGGCGGAtggcggagacggcggcggcgacgggcgTGCAGGGGCGCATCGTGAACGTGTCGTCCAGCGTGCACGGCTGGTTCGCCGGCGATTGGGCCGAGTACCTCCACCTCGTCACCCGCCGCAAGAT AGCTTACGACGCGACGCAGGCGTACGCGGTGTCGAAGCTCGCCAATGTGCTGCACACCCGAGAGCTCGCCGCGCGGCTCCAG GAAATGGGCGCCAACGTGACGGTGAACTGCGTCCACCCGGGCATCGTCAGGACCCGCCTCAACcgcgaccgcgagggcctcctcACCG ATCTGGTGTTCTTGCTGCTGTCCAAGCTGCTGAAAACGATCCCTCAG GCTGCGGCGACCACGTGCTACGTCGCGGCCCACCCGAGGGTGGCCGGCGTGTCTGGCCGCTACTTCGCCGACTGCAACGAGGCGCTGccgtcgccggccgccaccaATCGCCACGAGGCCGCCCGGCTGTGGCAGATCTCCGAGGCCATGATCGACTGCAGTACGAGGAGCCAACAAAACGATAGTATTCCGCTATTATTCCCAGACAGGAGCATCTCCAAATCTGTTCAAACCTGA